The Pygocentrus nattereri isolate fPygNat1 chromosome 2, fPygNat1.pri, whole genome shotgun sequence genome has a window encoding:
- the LOC108437500 gene encoding sorting nexin-16-like isoform X2, with product MAGPFVPVPYPVERCPSVPHSRLAYRRTSSLSNLSASSDASAQNIWVKRGLRRINSSESGASRESLHDRPPVATLVGYEVMEERAKFTVYKVLVRRAPDESWVIFRRYTDFSRLNDKLKEIFPKFRLALPPKRWFKDNYDLNFLEERQLGLQAFLQNLVAHKDITNSEAVRGFLCLDDPPGPFDSLEESRAFCETLEETNHRLQRELLDKQREIESLRRILEGRELQISKLEKTKNGIFSTQHELCELRAVISESSGVNADADTERVLEAAEPDCMRSSDTR from the exons ATGGCCGGCCCGTTTGTCCCTGTCCCTTACCCCGTGGAAAGGTGTCCGTCTGTCCCTCACTCCAGACTTGCGTACAGGAGAACCTCCAGCCTGAGCAACCTCTCCGCCAGCTCTGACGCATCAGCCCAGAACATATGGGTGAAGCGGGGGCTGAGGAGGATAAACAGTTCGGAGAGCGGAGCCAGTAGAGAGAGTCTGCACGACAGGCCACCTGTAGCCACCTTAGTTGGCTATGAGGTCATGGAGGAAAGGGCCAAGTTTACG GTCTATAAGGTATTGGTGAGGAGGGCGCCGGACGAGAGCTGGGTGATTTTTAGACGATACACTGACTTCTCCAGGCTTAATGACAAG ctcAAAGAGATCTTCCCCAAATTCCGACTCGCTCTGCCACCCAAGCGTTGGTTCAAAGACAATTATGACTTGAACTTCCTGGAAGAGAGACAGCTGGGCCTGCAGGCTTTCCTCCAGAACCTGGTCGCCCATAAAGACATCACTAACAG tGAGGCAGTACGAGGGTTCTTGTGCTTGGATGACCCACCTGGCCCTTTCGACAGTCTTGAAGAGAGCAGG GCCTTCTGCGAGACCCTAGAGGAGACCAACCATCGCCTGCAGAGGGAGCTGTTggacaaacagagagaaatcGAGTCTTTGAGAAGAATCCTGGAGGGCCGAGAGCTCCAGATCAGCAAGctggagaaaacaaagaa TGGCATATTCAGCACCCAGCATGAGCTCTGCGAACTCCGAGCAGTGATCAGTGAGAGCAGTGGTGTGAATGCGGACGCAGACACAGAGCGGGTGCTTGAAGCAGCAGAGCCGGACTGCATGAGGAGCTCAGACACAAGGTGA
- the LOC108437500 gene encoding sorting nexin-16-like isoform X1, with amino-acid sequence MAGPFVPVPYPVERCPSVPHSRLAYRRTSSLSNLSASSDASAQNIWVKRGLRRINSSESGASRESLHDRPPVATLVGYEVMEERAKFTVYKVLVRRAPDESWVIFRRYTDFSRLNDKLKEIFPKFRLALPPKRWFKDNYDLNFLEERQLGLQAFLQNLVAHKDITNSEAVRGFLCLDDPPGPFDSLEESRAFCETLEETNHRLQRELLDKQREIESLRRILEGRELQISKLEKTKNGIFSTQHELCELRAVISESSGVNADADTERVLEAAEPDCMRSSDTSLEIQLPNRSYGACWSGPATENQDRVCFQTSAVLEDQL; translated from the exons ATGGCCGGCCCGTTTGTCCCTGTCCCTTACCCCGTGGAAAGGTGTCCGTCTGTCCCTCACTCCAGACTTGCGTACAGGAGAACCTCCAGCCTGAGCAACCTCTCCGCCAGCTCTGACGCATCAGCCCAGAACATATGGGTGAAGCGGGGGCTGAGGAGGATAAACAGTTCGGAGAGCGGAGCCAGTAGAGAGAGTCTGCACGACAGGCCACCTGTAGCCACCTTAGTTGGCTATGAGGTCATGGAGGAAAGGGCCAAGTTTACG GTCTATAAGGTATTGGTGAGGAGGGCGCCGGACGAGAGCTGGGTGATTTTTAGACGATACACTGACTTCTCCAGGCTTAATGACAAG ctcAAAGAGATCTTCCCCAAATTCCGACTCGCTCTGCCACCCAAGCGTTGGTTCAAAGACAATTATGACTTGAACTTCCTGGAAGAGAGACAGCTGGGCCTGCAGGCTTTCCTCCAGAACCTGGTCGCCCATAAAGACATCACTAACAG tGAGGCAGTACGAGGGTTCTTGTGCTTGGATGACCCACCTGGCCCTTTCGACAGTCTTGAAGAGAGCAGG GCCTTCTGCGAGACCCTAGAGGAGACCAACCATCGCCTGCAGAGGGAGCTGTTggacaaacagagagaaatcGAGTCTTTGAGAAGAATCCTGGAGGGCCGAGAGCTCCAGATCAGCAAGctggagaaaacaaagaa TGGCATATTCAGCACCCAGCATGAGCTCTGCGAACTCCGAGCAGTGATCAGTGAGAGCAGTGGTGTGAATGCGGACGCAGACACAGAGCGGGTGCTTGAAGCAGCAGAGCCGGACTGCATGAGGAGCTCAGACACAAG TTTAGAGATCCAGTTGCCAAACAGAAGCTATGGAGCCTGCTGGAGTGGACCAGCTACTGAGAACCAAGACCGTGTCTGTTTCCAAACATCAGCAGTTCTAGAAGACCAGCTTTAG